A genomic region of Persephonella marina EX-H1 contains the following coding sequences:
- a CDS encoding copper resistance protein B, with amino-acid sequence MFKRLLISIGLISFLYGVSNAEPSEDCDFYPVKKMKPLYYGQILFDRLEYDDSKRLNYEVTSWYGGDYQRFWIEVEGENNFEKEEGDLERLDVLYGKLFSPFWDIRAGVGYRSSYGDGTKDRKSFVVGLKGLAPYWFEVDTNMRFTTEGELYGDVEAEYDLLFTQRLVFQPRIDTTFSFSDIPEIGVYNGINNINLSFRLRYELKREFAPYIGFSYNSFFGDIKDRNGKDHDLTAFFGVRVWF; translated from the coding sequence ATGTTTAAAAGATTATTAATATCAATAGGATTAATCTCTTTTTTATATGGAGTATCTAATGCAGAACCTTCAGAAGATTGCGACTTTTATCCTGTAAAAAAGATGAAGCCTTTGTACTATGGCCAGATATTATTTGACAGGCTTGAGTATGATGATAGTAAGAGATTAAACTATGAGGTTACATCGTGGTATGGCGGGGATTATCAAAGATTCTGGATAGAGGTTGAGGGAGAGAATAATTTTGAAAAAGAGGAAGGAGATTTAGAAAGATTAGATGTACTTTATGGAAAACTTTTTTCCCCTTTCTGGGATATTAGAGCAGGCGTAGGTTATAGAAGCTCTTACGGTGACGGAACAAAGGACAGAAAATCATTTGTTGTAGGGTTAAAAGGTCTTGCTCCTTACTGGTTTGAGGTGGATACAAACATGAGGTTTACAACTGAAGGTGAGCTTTATGGAGATGTTGAGGCGGAGTATGATCTTTTATTCACCCAGAGATTAGTTTTTCAACCACGAATAGATACGACATTCTCTTTTTCTGATATACCTGAGATAGGTGTTTATAATGGGATCAATAATATAAATTTAAGTTTCAGATTGAGATACGAACTGAAAAGGGAGTTTGCCCCTTACATAGGATTTTCTTACAACAGTTTTTTTGGAGACATTAAAGATAGAAATGGTAAAGATCATGATTTAACTGCGTTCTTCGGAGTGAGGGTCTGGTTTTAA
- the rplU gene encoding 50S ribosomal protein L21, whose amino-acid sequence MFAVIKTGGKQYRVEPGMLLKVEKLPADVGETVEIEASLIKDDQGNIKTEGKVEAEVVEHGKHKKVLVFHFKRKKNYKKLNGHRQPYTLIKIKDIKA is encoded by the coding sequence ATGTTTGCGGTTATAAAAACAGGAGGAAAGCAGTACAGGGTTGAGCCTGGCATGCTTTTAAAGGTTGAGAAACTTCCAGCAGATGTTGGAGAAACTGTAGAGATAGAAGCATCCTTAATAAAGGATGATCAGGGGAATATCAAGACTGAAGGAAAGGTTGAGGCTGAAGTTGTAGAACATGGAAAACACAAAAAGGTTCTCGTATTCCATTTTAAGAGAAAGAAAAACTACAAAAAGTTAAATGGACACAGACAGCCTTACACATTAATTAAGATTAAAGATATCAAGGCTTAA
- the rpmA gene encoding 50S ribosomal protein L27: MASKKSGGSAKNGRDSFSKRLGVKRYDGQVVKAGNILVRQRGTKIYPGKNVGLGNDYTLFALIDGKVKFETSKGKKVVSVYPLDA, from the coding sequence ATGGCTTCAAAGAAAAGTGGTGGTTCAGCTAAGAACGGTAGGGATTCATTCAGTAAACGTCTTGGTGTGAAAAGGTATGACGGACAGGTTGTGAAAGCTGGAAATATACTTGTCAGACAGAGGGGAACAAAGATATACCCTGGAAAGAATGTTGGACTTGGTAATGACTACACACTTTTCGCACTTATAGACGGAAAGGTTAAGTTTGAAACATCTAAAGGAAAGAAAGTAGTAAGCGTATATCCACTTGATGCATAA
- the rodA gene encoding rod shape-determining protein RodA — translation MKNIKTFFSRYDPVILFTVLGLLTWSVINIYSATFHEYSSLYIKQAVYALIGTFIILIFPSLDYRKLLNAAPYLYITGILLLIAVIFFGTTILGAKRWIKLGFFMIQPSEMMKFIIILMVAYILENSKRVSFIEGLKIFVLSTIPFILILKQPDLGTAITVLIPVVIILFLANLNKKYIIATLSVLVLSAPFIWEHLKDYQKKRILAFLNPEADPFGTAYHILQSKIAIGSGYIFGKGYLQGTQSKLFFLPEQHTDFIFATIGEEWGFVVSITILTAYLILGLRILYLGSKIKYYGGKYICYGAGGLITVQAFINIAMTVGLAPVVGITLPFLSYGGSSVVTFSLIVGTVLSVIYTHKRERLHF, via the coding sequence ATGAAAAACATTAAGACATTTTTCAGCAGATACGATCCTGTTATACTGTTTACAGTCCTCGGTCTCCTCACATGGAGTGTTATAAACATATACAGTGCCACATTCCATGAGTACTCATCACTTTATATAAAACAGGCTGTTTACGCCTTAATAGGTACATTTATAATTCTAATATTTCCCTCTTTAGACTACAGAAAGTTACTCAATGCAGCTCCCTACCTCTATATCACCGGAATATTGCTCCTTATAGCTGTTATATTCTTTGGAACAACGATCCTGGGCGCAAAAAGATGGATAAAACTTGGTTTTTTTATGATCCAGCCTTCAGAGATGATGAAATTTATAATCATACTGATGGTTGCCTACATACTTGAAAACAGTAAGAGGGTTTCTTTCATTGAAGGACTGAAGATATTTGTTCTATCTACAATACCTTTTATTCTCATTCTGAAACAGCCTGATCTTGGAACAGCGATAACCGTTCTTATACCTGTTGTTATAATACTTTTCCTTGCGAATCTGAACAAGAAGTATATAATCGCAACACTTTCCGTTCTGGTACTCAGCGCACCTTTCATATGGGAACATCTTAAGGACTACCAGAAAAAAAGGATACTTGCCTTTCTAAATCCTGAAGCCGATCCTTTCGGAACAGCATACCATATACTCCAGTCAAAGATAGCGATAGGTTCAGGTTATATATTCGGGAAAGGATACCTTCAGGGAACACAGTCAAAGCTTTTCTTCCTGCCTGAGCAGCATACAGATTTTATATTTGCAACGATAGGTGAGGAATGGGGATTTGTCGTATCTATAACCATTCTTACAGCCTACCTTATTCTTGGACTGAGGATTCTGTACCTTGGAAGTAAGATAAAGTATTACGGTGGTAAGTATATCTGTTACGGAGCTGGAGGTCTTATAACTGTTCAGGCTTTTATAAATATAGCCATGACTGTAGGTCTGGCACCTGTTGTTGGGATAACACTCCCATTCTTAAGTTACGGGGGAAGTTCTGTCGTTACTTTTTCTCTGATAGTTGGAACTGTACTGAGTGTTATATACACACATAAAAGGGAGAGATTACATTTTTAA
- the mrdA gene encoding penicillin-binding protein 2 → MRIDRFNLLVIAFLLVFLILAGRLVYLQILKGTYYRELSEKNHLRLITLNPPRGKIYDRNGILLAYDEPSYNLYVFPYIVKKNLPELKKNLKKILGIDLDEKTEERIKKGFARKVIIKKDLSEKSIKIFFNYSYLFNGLFIEVQPKRVYTEYAKYMPHLLGYVGYPSEKDLREDPSLSPDMLIGKQGVEKIYDRYLRGKYGVKAVVVDALGRLKKVLWEIQPKRGNDIYLTIDARIQKIAYEAFKNSGQKSGAVIIVNPQNYEILALLSYPLYNIQKFSDGLTKKEWNKLIKNKYKPLFNKALSGIYPPGSIFKIIVGLAALQEGVVSPYQKIYSGGSFEIGNWVYRNWDPSGCGSIDVRQALEMSCDTYFYQIGLDLGATKISYYASLFGLGEKLNPEIEKRRSRVPVPEWKMSAIGEPWFLGDTVNYSIGQGFLAITPFDGIKIISPIANGGKVYKPKLLKSYFDMDLQELVETKPELIRVLDIKKDYIKVIKKGLYLVVYGKKGTARKLSDLPVKNAGKTGTAQVFRKPEKNKKIDRWDLQNHAWYVAFFPYKKPRFALSVFVEHGIGGSKTAVPITKSIIMKLYKEGLINEKH, encoded by the coding sequence ATGAGAATAGACAGATTTAATCTTTTAGTGATAGCTTTCTTACTGGTATTCCTGATCTTAGCAGGGAGACTTGTGTACCTGCAGATCCTTAAGGGTACATACTACAGGGAGCTTTCTGAAAAGAACCATCTCAGACTTATAACATTAAATCCCCCACGAGGAAAGATATACGACAGGAACGGTATTCTACTTGCTTATGATGAGCCTTCCTACAACCTGTATGTCTTTCCATACATAGTAAAAAAGAATCTTCCTGAACTGAAAAAGAATCTGAAGAAGATACTCGGGATAGATTTAGACGAAAAGACCGAAGAGAGAATAAAAAAAGGCTTTGCCAGAAAGGTTATAATAAAAAAAGATCTATCTGAAAAAAGTATAAAGATTTTCTTTAACTACTCATACCTATTTAATGGTCTTTTTATTGAGGTTCAGCCTAAAAGGGTTTACACAGAGTACGCAAAGTATATGCCCCACCTACTCGGTTATGTAGGTTATCCATCTGAGAAGGATCTGAGGGAAGATCCATCACTATCACCTGATATGCTTATAGGAAAACAGGGTGTTGAGAAGATCTACGACAGGTATCTGAGAGGTAAGTACGGTGTAAAAGCTGTTGTTGTTGATGCACTTGGAAGACTGAAAAAGGTTCTGTGGGAGATACAACCAAAAAGGGGTAACGATATATATCTTACAATTGATGCAAGAATACAGAAGATAGCCTATGAGGCCTTTAAAAACTCAGGACAGAAATCTGGAGCTGTGATTATTGTAAATCCACAGAACTATGAGATTCTTGCCCTTCTAAGTTATCCCCTTTACAACATACAGAAGTTCTCAGACGGCCTGACTAAAAAAGAGTGGAATAAGCTAATTAAAAACAAGTATAAACCATTATTCAATAAAGCTTTAAGCGGTATATACCCTCCAGGATCAATATTTAAGATAATTGTAGGCCTTGCAGCCCTTCAGGAAGGGGTTGTGTCACCATACCAGAAAATATACAGCGGTGGATCCTTTGAGATAGGAAACTGGGTTTACAGAAACTGGGATCCTTCAGGGTGTGGCAGTATTGATGTCAGACAGGCTCTTGAGATGTCGTGTGATACATATTTTTACCAGATAGGTCTTGATCTTGGGGCTACAAAGATATCCTACTATGCCTCACTTTTTGGACTCGGTGAGAAGCTAAATCCTGAGATTGAAAAGAGAAGATCAAGGGTTCCCGTTCCTGAATGGAAGATGTCTGCAATAGGAGAGCCCTGGTTTCTTGGGGATACTGTAAACTACAGTATAGGACAGGGATTTCTCGCTATCACACCCTTTGACGGTATAAAGATCATATCACCTATAGCCAACGGCGGGAAGGTCTATAAGCCAAAACTTCTTAAAAGTTATTTTGATATGGATCTTCAGGAACTTGTTGAAACAAAGCCTGAACTTATCAGGGTTCTTGATATAAAGAAGGATTATATCAAAGTCATAAAAAAGGGTTTGTATCTCGTTGTTTATGGGAAGAAAGGGACGGCAAGAAAACTGTCAGATCTCCCTGTAAAAAATGCAGGAAAAACGGGAACAGCACAGGTTTTCAGAAAGCCTGAAAAAAACAAAAAGATAGACAGATGGGATTTACAGAACCACGCATGGTATGTTGCGTTTTTTCCATACAAAAAACCAAGATTTGCCCTCTCTGTTTTTGTGGAACATGGTATAGGAGGTAGTAAAACAGCGGTTCCCATAACAAAATCCATTATAATGAAACTTTATAAAGAAGGACTTATAAATGAAAAACATTAA
- the mreD gene encoding rod shape-determining protein MreD, which yields MRIYILALVLLILQSSIVIKNLSVMNFTPDFLVILIILYTLNHGLKDSLKFSIFVGILQDMLNPVPTAFNLISKLLLTLATFSVKNRFFLGDIFIRSILIILLSVMDITVKILLTFLKTGIFYINVSFFAYVFLNFLIFYIVQIINENRQI from the coding sequence ATGAGAATATACATCTTAGCTTTGGTACTGCTTATACTTCAGTCTTCTATAGTTATAAAGAATCTCTCAGTTATGAACTTTACCCCTGACTTTCTTGTGATCCTCATAATCCTTTATACACTTAACCACGGTCTGAAAGATTCACTGAAGTTTTCCATATTTGTTGGTATCCTTCAGGATATGTTAAACCCCGTTCCTACAGCTTTTAACCTTATCAGTAAACTTCTTTTAACACTGGCAACATTTAGCGTAAAGAACAGATTTTTCCTTGGTGATATTTTCATAAGATCTATACTTATAATACTGTTATCCGTTATGGATATAACTGTTAAAATACTACTGACATTTCTGAAAACTGGCATCTTTTATATAAATGTCTCATTTTTTGCATATGTTTTTTTAAACTTCTTAATATTCTATATAGTGCAGATAATAAATGAGAATAGACAGATTTAA
- the mreC gene encoding rod shape-determining protein MreC, whose protein sequence is MFKKKGFKRVTLFVVIVLSISVVYLFLIPNSKGAVLTVFHPFLKAVDGVYETFSSVIRSVEDNYRLYRENKELKKEIERLKGEITLLKQYEIENQRLSSIANFKKRFKKYRLLTGKVIGFSPDNWSNFLIINLGKKSGIKKGDLVVSDGYLLGIVYSVGPFSSSVLLVSDKNFRIPARTRKTRELVFFQGKDLKSGVLKYVKPQQDIRIGDIIETTDVGKNYPPGIPIGKIKSINYEEGDFFKNVDIKLDINPLSVEYVVVITKREKSKKR, encoded by the coding sequence ATGTTTAAAAAAAAAGGATTTAAAAGGGTAACCCTTTTTGTTGTTATTGTTTTATCTATAAGCGTTGTTTACCTTTTTCTTATACCAAACTCCAAAGGGGCCGTCCTCACAGTCTTTCATCCATTTCTGAAAGCTGTAGACGGCGTTTATGAAACATTCTCCTCTGTTATAAGATCTGTTGAGGATAACTACAGACTTTACAGAGAAAATAAAGAGCTGAAGAAAGAGATAGAAAGATTAAAAGGTGAGATAACACTTTTAAAACAGTATGAGATTGAGAACCAGAGGCTTTCCTCCATAGCAAATTTCAAAAAGAGATTTAAAAAATACAGGCTACTGACAGGGAAAGTTATAGGCTTTTCCCCTGATAACTGGTCAAACTTTCTTATCATAAATCTTGGGAAGAAAAGCGGTATAAAAAAAGGTGATCTTGTTGTATCTGACGGATACCTTCTCGGTATTGTGTACAGTGTAGGTCCTTTCAGCTCTTCCGTTCTGTTAGTATCAGACAAAAATTTCAGGATACCTGCAAGAACAAGGAAAACAAGGGAGCTCGTCTTTTTTCAGGGTAAAGATCTCAAATCAGGCGTATTAAAGTACGTCAAACCTCAACAGGATATAAGGATAGGTGATATTATTGAGACTACAGATGTAGGTAAAAACTATCCCCCCGGAATCCCTATAGGAAAGATTAAAAGTATAAACTACGAGGAAGGTGACTTCTTCAAAAATGTTGATATAAAACTTGATATAAATCCCCTTTCTGTTGAGTATGTTGTTGTTATAACAAAGAGGGAAAAAAGTAAAAAGAGATGA
- a CDS encoding rod shape-determining protein — MFLNSILGFFSNDIGIDLGTANTLVFVKGKGIVFSEPSIVSIEKTTGKVIAVGEEAKAMIGKTPENIEVVRPLKDGVIADFDVTQEMLKYFIRKVHKNLPLTKFLKPRPRIIVGVPSGITTVEKRAVIDAARQAGARDVFLIAEPMAAAIGAGLPISAPGGNMIVDIGGGTSEIAVISLSGLVLSTSIRIAGDEVNKAIIQHLKRSHHILIGEQTAERVKVQIGSAYPTERDKETMEIRGRDMTGMPRSVTITGEEIRIAIEDVITSIINAVRNALERTPPELAADIVERGIVLAGGGSLLYGMDLRLKEETNLPVYYCDDPLTAVARGIGEALNDIELIKRVSFQ, encoded by the coding sequence ATGTTTCTAAATTCCATTCTTGGATTTTTCTCAAATGATATCGGAATTGATCTTGGGACGGCAAACACCCTTGTTTTTGTCAAGGGAAAAGGTATCGTTTTCTCAGAACCTTCTATAGTCTCTATTGAGAAAACAACAGGAAAGGTAATAGCCGTTGGTGAAGAAGCTAAGGCAATGATAGGTAAAACACCTGAAAATATAGAAGTTGTAAGACCTCTAAAAGATGGTGTTATAGCTGACTTTGATGTTACGCAGGAGATGCTCAAGTACTTTATAAGAAAAGTTCATAAGAATCTTCCATTAACAAAATTCTTAAAACCGAGACCAAGAATTATAGTTGGTGTTCCGTCCGGGATAACAACCGTTGAAAAAAGAGCTGTTATAGATGCAGCAAGACAGGCTGGAGCAAGGGATGTTTTCCTTATTGCAGAACCTATGGCAGCAGCTATAGGTGCAGGCCTTCCTATATCAGCCCCAGGTGGAAATATGATCGTTGATATAGGTGGAGGAACTTCAGAGATAGCAGTTATATCTCTTTCAGGTCTTGTTCTTTCAACATCAATAAGAATAGCAGGGGATGAGGTAAACAAGGCTATAATTCAGCATCTTAAAAGATCTCATCACATTCTTATAGGTGAACAGACAGCGGAGAGGGTTAAGGTTCAGATAGGATCTGCCTACCCAACTGAAAGGGACAAGGAGACAATGGAGATAAGGGGAAGGGATATGACAGGTATGCCGAGAAGTGTGACAATAACAGGGGAAGAGATAAGAATAGCTATAGAGGATGTTATAACAAGTATTATAAATGCTGTAAGAAATGCCCTTGAGAGAACACCTCCCGAGCTTGCCGCTGATATCGTTGAAAGGGGGATTGTACTTGCTGGAGGTGGATCTTTACTTTACGGTATGGATCTAAGACTTAAAGAAGAAACAAACCTTCCTGTTTACTACTGTGATGACCCTCTAACAGCTGTTGCAAGGGGTATTGGTGAGGCCTTAAACGATATTGAACTTATTAAACGTGTATCATTCCAGTAA
- the dapA gene encoding 4-hydroxy-tetrahydrodipicolinate synthase, which yields MFKGSIVALITPFKDGAIDRKSLKRLIDFHVEKGTDGIVIAGTTGESATLTFSEHEDLIKMAVEFADKRIPIIAGTGANATHEAIALTKSAEKAGADGSLQIVPYYNKPTQEGIYQHFKAIAEETSIPLILYNIPSRTGVDMLPETFARLYSDFPNVIGIKEATGNVARVSEMISLTNPDVVILSGDDALTLPMMAVGAKGVISVANNLVPEDIATMCRLALEGRFEEARQIHDRYWKLFKTLFIETNPIPVKTAAYLMGLIDDIEMRLPLYYMKPENEEKLKSVLKDYGLIR from the coding sequence ATGTTTAAAGGCTCAATCGTTGCACTGATAACACCTTTTAAGGATGGTGCTATAGATAGGAAATCTCTTAAAAGACTTATAGATTTCCATGTTGAAAAGGGAACTGATGGGATTGTTATAGCAGGAACTACAGGTGAGTCGGCAACACTGACTTTCAGCGAACATGAAGATCTTATAAAGATGGCCGTTGAGTTTGCAGACAAAAGAATTCCGATAATTGCCGGAACAGGGGCAAATGCAACACATGAGGCTATTGCATTAACAAAATCGGCAGAAAAGGCAGGTGCGGATGGCTCTCTCCAGATAGTTCCCTATTACAACAAACCGACTCAGGAAGGAATTTACCAGCATTTTAAGGCGATAGCAGAAGAAACTTCCATTCCCCTTATACTTTACAACATACCTTCAAGGACAGGTGTTGATATGCTTCCTGAAACATTCGCAAGACTTTACTCAGACTTCCCAAATGTTATAGGTATAAAGGAGGCAACAGGTAATGTTGCAAGAGTTTCTGAGATGATATCGCTCACAAATCCTGATGTTGTTATTCTATCAGGTGATGATGCCCTGACGCTCCCTATGATGGCTGTTGGAGCTAAAGGTGTTATATCAGTTGCAAACAACCTTGTCCCTGAAGATATAGCAACAATGTGCAGACTTGCCCTTGAAGGAAGATTTGAGGAGGCAAGGCAGATACATGATAGATACTGGAAGCTCTTTAAGACATTATTTATTGAGACAAATCCTATACCTGTAAAAACTGCAGCCTACCTTATGGGGCTTATTGATGATATTGAGATGAGACTTCCCCTCTATTACATGAAACCTGAAAATGAGGAAAAGCTTAAATCGGTTCTAAAGGATTACGGTCTTATAAGGTAG
- a CDS encoding Gfo/Idh/MocA family protein — MRVGIVGTGNMGSKYIKKFEILGYDAVLIDKEQSRLKDFPERFKKYTDIDEALKNENIDFLFVATDPVSHIPIAKKALERGINVMVEKPPSIKPSELEDAINFAYKNNAVLEVSEIELRSNSIRNLDIGSSVDQVQAYRLNLGRGYINPFYDLAWHDLYIFSYLFGEFSIKSVKDKGDIFDIYGETEENEFFLQVAWSHDYLRREWILRSKEGEIKLNFVEDRIEYPSGKVKEKDNIDKLELMIKQFVQNPSFESSFRALNILKEFDKFRV; from the coding sequence TTGAGAGTAGGTATTGTTGGAACGGGAAATATGGGATCTAAGTATATTAAAAAATTTGAGATTCTCGGTTACGATGCTGTCCTTATAGATAAAGAACAGTCAAGACTGAAAGATTTTCCTGAGAGATTCAAAAAGTATACAGATATAGATGAGGCATTAAAAAATGAGAATATAGATTTCCTCTTTGTTGCAACAGACCCTGTTTCTCACATACCGATAGCAAAAAAGGCACTTGAAAGGGGGATAAATGTTATGGTGGAAAAGCCCCCTTCAATAAAACCTTCAGAACTTGAGGATGCTATAAATTTTGCATATAAGAACAACGCTGTTTTAGAGGTCTCGGAGATAGAGCTCAGATCAAACAGTATAAGAAATCTTGATATAGGGAGCTCTGTTGATCAGGTTCAGGCATACAGACTAAACCTTGGAAGAGGTTATATAAACCCATTTTACGATCTTGCGTGGCATGATCTTTATATATTCAGCTATCTTTTTGGTGAGTTTAGTATAAAGAGTGTGAAAGATAAAGGAGATATCTTTGATATATATGGTGAGACTGAAGAGAATGAGTTCTTTCTTCAGGTTGCATGGAGTCATGACTATCTAAGAAGAGAATGGATATTAAGATCAAAGGAAGGGGAGATAAAGCTCAACTTTGTTGAGGACAGGATAGAGTACCCTTCTGGAAAGGTAAAAGAGAAGGATAATATTGACAAGCTTGAGCTTATGATAAAACAGTTCGTCCAGAACCCATCTTTTGAAAGCTCTTTCAGAGCTTTAAACATCCTTAAGGAGTTTGACAAATTCAGAGTATAA